One genomic window of Phoenix dactylifera cultivar Barhee BC4 chromosome 6, palm_55x_up_171113_PBpolish2nd_filt_p, whole genome shotgun sequence includes the following:
- the LOC103702896 gene encoding methyltransferase-like protein 7A, translating into MVQVDQLPKFLARSGGGKRRRRTMNSSVSELSSSASPVSRLPRPPSRPPPKARTLTLTLARSSPAREASPEPAGLVLNPRSSCALRCCPCGRRLGLLGTTVAALLPVPPSKASGPGPSDTEDMVERFHPSRPDWYEELYAKALELGTRSYEAEVAAYKATLFSQLTGESKKILELGVGTGPNFKYYASAADINVIGVDPNKKMEKYAQAAAVAAGLPLSNFSFMRGVGEVLPVGDDTMDAVIGTLVLCSTKDIDMALREVKRVLKPGGLYLFIEHVAARDGSLLRFVQSILDPLQQFVSDGCHLTRETGKLISETGFSSVDLNTAFLSSAAVLGPHVYGTARK; encoded by the exons ATGGTCCAGGTCGATCAATTACCTAAATTCCTCGCCAGATCCGGTGGCGGCAAGCGGCGGCGCCGGACCATGAACTCCTCCGTCTCCGAgctctcctcctccgcctcccccgtcTCGCGTCTCCCGAGGCCCCCCTCTCGGCCTCCACCGAAAGCTCGTACTCTAACCCTAACACTAGCCCGGTCATCGCCTGCCAGAGAGGCGTCGCCGGAGCCGGCGGGCTTGGTCTTGAACCCGCGCTCGTCCTGCGCTCTCCGATGCTGCCCCTGCGGACGGCGGCTGGGCCTCTTGGGAACCACGGTGGCGGCGCTGCTCCCAGTTCCTCCCTCTAAGGCGTCGGGTCCTGGCCCCTCCGATACGGAG GATATGGTGGAGAGATTCCATCCTTCGAGGCCGGATTGGTATGAGGAACTCTACGCAAAGGCTCTGGAGCTGGGCACGAGATCGTACGAAGCTGAG GTTGCAGCCTACAAAGCAACACTCTTTTCTCAATTGACAGGAGAGAGTAAGAAAATACTGGAGCTTGGCGTTGGCACTGGTCCTAATTTCAAATACTATGCAAGTGCAGCAGATATTAATGTCATTGGAGTGGACCCTAAtaaaaagatggagaaatatGCTCAGGCAGCAGCTGTAGCAGCCGGGCTACCAttatcaaattttagttttatgcGAGGG GTTGGGGAAGTTTTACCTGTAGGAGATGATACCATGGATGCAGTGATTGGTACTCTGGTTTTGTGTTCTACCAAAGACATTGACATGGCACTTAGAG AGGTTAAAAGGGTGTTAAAACCAGGCGGTCTTTACTTATTCATTGAGCATGTGGCTGCGCGTG ATGGCTCTCTCCTCCGATTCGTGCAGAGCATTCTTGATCCACTCCAGCAGTTCGTTTCAGATGGGTGTCACCTGACTAGGGAAACAGGGAAGCTAATTTCGGAAACTGGATTCTCCAGTGTGGACCTCAACACTGCATTCCTCTCATCTGCCGCCGTTTTAGGTCCCCATGTTTATGGAACAGCTCGTAAATAG